The Paenibacillus sp. FSL R7-0204 genome includes a region encoding these proteins:
- the pilO gene encoding type 4a pilus biogenesis protein PilO, translating into MEQINKYRSPIVLGVLVLFLLLFAFFLLGFQPTTSKIAEQESEISQLEQQNRLMENKIQEFNSSTADNGAQDELLAKLPRGDNSEQLIIDLQTIGTMTNARLKDIGFAVEDNNPAQVMTGSSEAAFPAVKTVRMDALVEGTYSNVLSWMNALQLLPRIINVDSFSFQHSSNAKNMISASITFTAYYEKSKDTAD; encoded by the coding sequence ATGGAACAAATCAATAAATATCGTTCACCAATTGTGCTTGGCGTTCTTGTTTTGTTTCTGCTATTGTTCGCTTTCTTCTTGCTAGGATTTCAACCTACAACTAGTAAGATTGCAGAGCAGGAATCAGAGATATCGCAGTTGGAACAACAGAACCGACTCATGGAGAACAAAATACAAGAGTTTAATAGTTCAACGGCTGATAATGGTGCGCAGGATGAGCTTCTAGCCAAGCTTCCACGAGGAGACAATAGTGAGCAGTTAATTATTGACTTACAAACTATTGGAACAATGACCAATGCCAGATTGAAGGATATCGGCTTTGCGGTGGAGGATAACAATCCAGCTCAGGTTATGACGGGTTCTTCCGAAGCTGCATTTCCGGCAGTAAAGACAGTGAGGATGGATGCACTGGTAGAAGGGACTTATAGCAATGTCCTGAGCTGGATGAATGCATTACAGCTTCTGCCGCGTATTATAAATGTGGATTCATTCAGCTTCCAGCACTCTAGTAATGCCAAAAATATGATTTCAGCAAGTATTACTTTCACAGCATACTATGAGAAGTCAAAGGATACCGCTGATTAA
- a CDS encoding DL-endopeptidase inhibitor IseA family protein, whose product MKNKKWMIGSLALSLGLVSAGGGALAASPVASIEGVRTVAASAPGKEGPATINNLTERSVVPLVVHAKKLYTYASRGGNAFNPELFTYKTLEYRYLSSDLSTKQQLMSYIKKGFTHNAAAFYTQTQFLEHEGRMAQVNADLGNSLDFTRATARMVSKTAQTAVFELTVPAEGPTGSPEVVTVKLKKVNGYWRIDMSPATLF is encoded by the coding sequence ATGAAGAACAAAAAATGGATGATCGGTTCACTGGCATTATCACTGGGTCTTGTCTCTGCAGGGGGCGGAGCGCTTGCGGCTTCACCGGTGGCAAGCATTGAGGGCGTAAGAACGGTTGCGGCGTCTGCACCGGGCAAGGAAGGGCCGGCTACCATTAACAATCTCACGGAACGTAGCGTTGTTCCGCTGGTGGTTCATGCCAAGAAGTTATATACGTATGCCAGCCGGGGAGGCAATGCATTCAACCCGGAGCTGTTCACTTATAAAACACTGGAGTACCGCTATCTGTCCAGTGATCTGAGCACGAAGCAGCAGCTGATGAGCTATATCAAGAAGGGATTCACGCATAATGCGGCGGCCTTCTACACACAGACACAGTTCCTGGAGCATGAGGGCAGAATGGCGCAGGTCAATGCCGATCTGGGGAATTCGCTGGACTTCACCAGAGCCACTGCCCGGATGGTCTCCAAGACTGCACAGACAGCAGTGTTCGAGCTGACTGTACCTGCGGAAGGACCGACTGGGTCTCCCGAAGTAGTAACAGTGAAGCTGAAGAAGGTTAACGGCTACTGGAGAATTGATATGTCGCCGGCTACTCTGTTCTAA
- a CDS encoding VanW family protein, translated as MKKIHAALIAGFGLMLAGSLAAGGLHLYGSQPTLPANTAIAGWEVGGMNIADVAAGMDARLQALEATPLMLKAKNNAGLQVTLKQAGVTYEAGDFLQALKTLTDGTLMERVQARRSWPGSWNMEIQLQTSQLRSLLNPEWEKESFGVPVDAVRQITGDDRVVYTPGTSSYEVDWQALELAMQAAVPTRLAADGTLQDQQLQLEIPLAVKQPKITLQALKDQGIDRKIVQFSTSLGASGPGRSFNVEAAAKAVNGTVLPPNAVFDYGKAIQKAQTEYGFREAPVIVNGKLQPGTGGGICQVSSTLYNAALRSGLEIVERRSHSLPVSYLPKGQDATFAEGYINFRFRNNTGKYLIIKSEVQGRTLTIKLFGTFPKNVTYSIESRTVEVLPPTDKYVSDASLPKGGTRVLLAGKTGYVVETYITRHVDGKAVERNLLSRDTYYAQKRVIAINRGGMSKTDQPESPRRQLVEDGVKGR; from the coding sequence ATGAAAAAAATACACGCCGCTCTCATCGCGGGTTTCGGTCTGATGCTGGCCGGTTCGCTTGCTGCCGGAGGGCTTCATCTTTACGGCAGCCAGCCCACCCTGCCCGCAAACACCGCTATTGCAGGCTGGGAGGTAGGCGGAATGAACATCGCTGACGTAGCGGCCGGAATGGATGCAAGACTTCAGGCGCTGGAAGCAACTCCACTCATGCTGAAGGCAAAAAATAATGCCGGACTCCAGGTTACCCTTAAGCAGGCAGGTGTGACCTATGAAGCCGGGGATTTCCTCCAGGCGCTGAAGACACTGACGGACGGCACGCTGATGGAGCGCGTACAAGCCCGGCGCAGCTGGCCCGGCAGCTGGAATATGGAGATTCAGTTGCAGACTTCGCAGCTTAGGAGTCTCTTGAATCCTGAGTGGGAAAAAGAATCCTTCGGCGTTCCGGTCGATGCAGTCCGGCAAATCACCGGAGATGACCGGGTCGTATATACGCCCGGCACCTCCTCCTACGAGGTGGACTGGCAGGCGCTGGAGCTTGCAATGCAGGCGGCGGTGCCTACCCGGTTGGCCGCTGACGGCACACTTCAGGATCAGCAGCTTCAGCTGGAGATCCCCCTTGCCGTCAAGCAGCCGAAGATCACGCTACAGGCGCTTAAGGATCAGGGCATCGATCGCAAAATCGTCCAGTTCAGCACCTCCCTCGGGGCCAGCGGCCCCGGGCGCAGCTTCAATGTAGAGGCCGCCGCCAAAGCCGTGAACGGCACGGTGCTGCCGCCGAATGCGGTTTTCGATTACGGAAAAGCGATCCAGAAGGCCCAGACCGAATACGGCTTCCGCGAAGCCCCGGTCATCGTGAACGGCAAGCTCCAGCCTGGTACGGGCGGGGGAATCTGCCAGGTCTCCAGCACCCTGTATAATGCCGCGCTGCGCTCCGGACTAGAGATCGTAGAACGGCGGAGCCATTCGCTTCCGGTCAGCTATCTGCCGAAGGGGCAGGACGCCACTTTTGCCGAGGGGTATATCAATTTCCGCTTCCGCAACAACACCGGCAAATATCTGATCATCAAATCCGAAGTCCAGGGGCGCACGCTGACCATCAAGCTGTTCGGCACGTTCCCGAAGAACGTCACCTATTCCATTGAATCCAGAACCGTCGAGGTGCTGCCCCCCACGGATAAATATGTGAGCGATGCGTCGCTCCCCAAGGGCGGAACCCGGGTACTGCTTGCCGGTAAAACCGGCTATGTAGTTGAAACTTACATTACCCGCCATGTGGATGGTAAAGCGGTAGAAAGGAATCTCCTCTCCCGCGATACCTATTACGCCCAGAAACGTGTCATCGCCATCAACCGCGGCGGGATGAGCAAAACCGATCAGCCGGAATCCCCGCGCAGACAGCTCGTCGAGGACGGAGTGAAGGGACGGTAA
- the ftsE gene encoding cell division ATP-binding protein FtsE, with translation MIEMQDVWKTYANGTHALQGISVKIDRNEFVYIVGPSGAGKSTFMKLIYREETPTKGQISVGGFNIGKLKPRKIPYVRRNIGVVFQDFRLLPKMTAYENVAFAMDVIEAPKKIIKKRVNEVLDLVGLRSKAGREPSQLSGGEQQRIAIARAIVNNPSVIIADEPTGNLDPETSWGIMQLLDEINFRGTTIVMATHNRDIVNKMRKRVLAIENGTIVRDQLRGEYGYEF, from the coding sequence ATGATTGAGATGCAGGATGTATGGAAGACCTATGCTAACGGGACCCATGCATTGCAAGGAATATCCGTCAAAATCGACCGTAATGAGTTCGTCTACATTGTCGGACCGTCCGGCGCAGGGAAATCAACGTTCATGAAATTAATTTATAGAGAAGAAACCCCAACCAAAGGACAGATCTCTGTAGGCGGGTTCAATATCGGCAAGCTGAAGCCCCGTAAGATCCCTTATGTGCGCCGCAATATCGGTGTGGTCTTTCAGGATTTCCGGCTGCTGCCGAAGATGACGGCGTATGAGAATGTGGCTTTTGCGATGGATGTTATTGAGGCGCCGAAGAAGATTATCAAGAAGCGTGTGAATGAAGTGCTCGATCTGGTGGGACTGCGCAGCAAGGCGGGGCGTGAGCCCTCACAGCTCTCAGGGGGAGAGCAGCAGCGGATCGCGATTGCCAGAGCTATCGTCAACAATCCTTCCGTTATTATTGCGGACGAGCCTACCGGAAATCTGGACCCGGAGACCTCGTGGGGCATTATGCAGCTGCTGGATGAGATTAATTTTCGCGGCACCACGATCGTTATGGCAACCCACAACCGGGATATTGTGAACAAAATGCGTAAACGGGTGCTTGCGATTGAGAATGGAACGATCGTCAGAGACCAATTGAGAGGGGAATACGGTTATGAGTTTTAA
- the ftsX gene encoding permease-like cell division protein FtsX yields the protein MSFKTFLRHLREGFKNVFRNGWMSVASITSIVVSLFVLGVFILLVLNVNQIADKADSQVQINVHLTLNTDQKMREKLENEIGNMPEVSKVEFVSKEQGLKEFREDMGPDAAELLEGFDEDNNPLPDKLLVEVIEPTTVPFVAEKIEALNKTHEEQPIYKVNYGKGSVETLFKVTKAVRNIGFIFVAGLALMSMFLISNTIRVTILARRKEIGIMKLVGATNYFIRWPFFIEGALIGLIGSVVTSGALYAGYSSLVASVKGDPMLGLQLIPFENIWLLLCGLLVGLGVLIGVWGSTVSIRKFLKV from the coding sequence ATGAGTTTTAAAACCTTCTTGCGGCATTTGCGGGAAGGCTTCAAAAACGTATTCCGCAACGGCTGGATGTCGGTGGCGTCCATCACTTCCATCGTTGTCTCTCTCTTCGTACTCGGTGTGTTCATCCTGCTGGTGCTCAACGTCAATCAAATTGCGGACAAAGCAGACAGCCAGGTGCAGATCAATGTGCATCTGACGCTGAATACGGACCAGAAGATGCGGGAGAAGCTGGAAAACGAAATCGGCAATATGCCGGAAGTCAGCAAGGTGGAGTTCGTCTCCAAAGAACAGGGCTTGAAGGAATTCCGCGAAGATATGGGGCCGGATGCCGCCGAGCTCCTGGAAGGATTCGATGAAGATAATAATCCGCTGCCGGACAAGCTGCTCGTTGAAGTCATTGAGCCGACCACAGTTCCGTTTGTAGCGGAGAAGATAGAAGCCCTGAACAAGACGCATGAAGAGCAGCCGATCTACAAGGTGAACTACGGTAAAGGCTCTGTGGAGACTTTATTCAAGGTGACCAAGGCGGTGCGGAATATCGGGTTTATTTTTGTAGCGGGACTGGCGCTGATGTCGATGTTCCTGATCTCGAATACTATCCGGGTAACGATTCTGGCCCGCCGCAAGGAAATCGGCATTATGAAGCTCGTGGGCGCGACGAATTATTTCATCCGCTGGCCCTTTTTTATCGAAGGCGCTCTAATCGGATTGATTGGTTCAGTGGTAACCTCGGGTGCACTCTACGCCGGTTACAGCAGTCTGGTGGCTTCTGTGAAGGGAGATCCGATGCTGGGGCTGCAGCTGATTCCGTTTGAGAATATCTGGTTGCTGCTGTGCGGGCTGCTGGTGGGCCTCGGGGTACTGATTGGCGTATGGGGCAGCACGGTGTCGATCCGCAAGTTCTTGAAGGTATAG
- a CDS encoding murein hydrolase activator EnvC family protein → MKRIAAGMAVILLAVTMFGPSDGYAKKTSVAEIDKQLKQLQQEVQAAKAAQEKADSRNQEAKHYKNKTTLNLDYVLGQIAQVKGEMTTISGKIASTEKSLTVTATELDDAEARVASREKLLESRVRLMYTDGAVSYLDVLLSSTSFSDFLDRADSLKMIVDQDQDLLVQHKLDKQTVIAKKQELEGQYATAKQLYTDLEAQRSMLKEKEAEKQELIAYYDEEIQNSEVISAEQDAKLVELASSRSSLEAQKDKLKAEEAARRAAAAKAEAQRRAAVAAAKAAEAAKAAKASRSSGGDSSSVASAEEYSGGDGPYLRPVGYARISSPFGYRTHPVTHEVGKLHTGIDFAVPQGTSIHAADSGTVVVARWYSGYGYCVIIDHGGGVWTLYGHIREGGIRVNEGERVERGQTIAESGSTGRSTGPHLHFEVRINGKPVNPMPYL, encoded by the coding sequence TTGAAAAGAATTGCTGCCGGAATGGCCGTAATATTGCTGGCTGTCACAATGTTCGGGCCCTCTGACGGGTATGCGAAGAAAACAAGCGTTGCCGAAATTGACAAGCAGCTGAAGCAGCTGCAGCAGGAGGTCCAGGCGGCCAAGGCGGCGCAGGAGAAGGCGGACTCCCGTAATCAGGAAGCGAAGCACTATAAGAATAAGACCACGCTGAATTTGGACTATGTGCTGGGGCAGATTGCACAGGTGAAGGGTGAGATGACCACGATATCCGGCAAAATTGCCAGCACGGAGAAGTCGCTTACCGTGACGGCAACGGAGCTGGATGATGCTGAGGCGCGCGTGGCCTCCCGTGAAAAACTGCTGGAATCCCGTGTCCGTCTCATGTACACGGATGGCGCAGTCTCCTATCTGGATGTATTGCTGTCCTCGACCAGCTTCTCCGACTTCCTGGACCGGGCCGATTCCCTGAAGATGATCGTGGATCAGGATCAGGATCTGCTGGTGCAGCATAAGCTGGACAAGCAGACGGTGATTGCCAAGAAGCAGGAGCTGGAAGGGCAATATGCAACGGCGAAGCAGCTGTATACCGATCTGGAAGCCCAGCGCAGTATGCTGAAGGAGAAGGAAGCGGAGAAGCAGGAACTCATCGCTTATTATGATGAGGAGATTCAGAATTCGGAGGTTATCTCTGCTGAACAGGATGCTAAGCTGGTAGAGCTGGCTAGCAGCCGCTCTTCTCTGGAAGCGCAGAAGGACAAGCTTAAGGCGGAGGAAGCGGCGCGCAGAGCGGCTGCAGCGAAGGCTGAGGCGCAGCGCCGGGCGGCAGTAGCCGCAGCCAAGGCGGCCGAAGCTGCCAAGGCCGCGAAGGCCTCCAGGTCTTCGGGCGGCGACAGCTCCTCCGTTGCGAGCGCAGAAGAATATTCCGGTGGAGACGGTCCTTACCTGCGGCCGGTTGGCTACGCGCGGATCTCTTCTCCTTTTGGCTACCGTACACATCCGGTGACACATGAAGTCGGCAAGCTGCATACCGGTATAGACTTTGCCGTGCCGCAGGGTACGAGTATTCATGCGGCAGATTCCGGTACAGTTGTGGTAGCACGCTGGTATAGCGGCTATGGTTATTGTGTCATTATTGACCATGGCGGCGGGGTATGGACGCTGTACGGTCACATCCGCGAAGGCGGCATTAGAGTGAACGAGGGAGAACGGGTGGAGCGCGGACAGACGATTGCGGAATCCGGTTCAACGGGACGTTCTACCGGCCCGCATCTGCATTTTGAAGTGCGGATCAACGGGAAACCGGTGAATCCTATGCCTTATCTGTAA
- a CDS encoding S41 family peptidase, with translation MLKKSTAAFMIVAALLCGSLLTLGVTGYVQVFGQAAGEGLATVLQTAGLQEKESKKLGTALSLIESNYYEKVDREKLIDGAVNGMMEALGDPYSNYMGKETAQRFEESIEGSFSGIGAEVSSDNGKVVVVSPIKGSPAEKAGIQAKDVILSVNGESLEGLELNAAVAKIRGPKGSKATLKVQRTGTAEPLQFVITRDDVRLETVYGKMEKEHVGVIEVTQFSQNTSERFKEELTKLEKQGMKGLVIDVRNDPGGVLPVVIEMVEQFVPSGKAIVQVEDKNKRREISTSKGSSKKYPVVVLMNKGSASASEIMAGALQQSAGAKLIGENSFGKGTVQTSFEEQLGDGSLLKITIAKWLTPDGTWIHGKGIKPDIAVAQPDYFSVAPINKSVTLQYNMNNADVKSAQTMLDGLGYKPGRKDGYFDAGTKEAVKKFQSAAKLKSTGSIDAKTAEALELALIKVIQDPVNDNQRNKGIEEIQKEIKAAASKK, from the coding sequence ATGTTAAAGAAAAGCACTGCGGCCTTTATGATCGTTGCGGCACTGCTGTGCGGCAGTCTGCTGACCCTGGGCGTGACCGGTTATGTGCAGGTATTCGGACAAGCCGCAGGTGAAGGGCTGGCGACGGTCCTGCAGACTGCCGGACTACAGGAGAAGGAATCGAAGAAGCTGGGTACCGCTCTTAGCCTGATCGAGAGCAATTATTATGAGAAGGTCGACCGGGAGAAGCTGATTGACGGTGCGGTCAACGGAATGATGGAAGCACTGGGCGACCCGTATTCGAACTACATGGGCAAGGAGACGGCACAGCGGTTCGAGGAGAGCATTGAAGGCTCCTTCTCGGGGATTGGCGCTGAAGTCTCCTCCGACAACGGCAAGGTCGTTGTAGTCTCCCCTATCAAGGGCTCACCGGCAGAGAAGGCCGGCATTCAAGCCAAGGATGTGATCCTCTCCGTTAATGGCGAATCGCTGGAAGGGCTGGAGCTGAATGCGGCTGTAGCCAAAATCCGCGGTCCCAAGGGCAGCAAGGCGACCCTGAAGGTCCAGCGGACCGGAACAGCAGAGCCGCTGCAATTCGTCATCACCCGTGATGATGTCAGACTGGAGACAGTCTATGGGAAGATGGAGAAGGAGCATGTCGGTGTGATCGAGGTTACGCAGTTCTCACAAAATACCTCGGAGCGGTTCAAGGAAGAGCTGACGAAGCTGGAGAAGCAGGGCATGAAGGGACTCGTTATTGATGTCCGCAATGACCCGGGCGGTGTGCTGCCGGTCGTCATTGAGATGGTTGAGCAGTTCGTTCCTTCCGGCAAGGCCATCGTACAGGTGGAGGACAAGAACAAGCGGCGCGAGATCAGCACCTCGAAGGGATCAAGCAAGAAGTATCCGGTAGTCGTGCTGATGAACAAAGGCAGTGCGAGCGCTTCTGAGATCATGGCCGGAGCCCTGCAGCAATCTGCCGGAGCCAAGCTGATCGGGGAGAATTCGTTCGGCAAAGGAACCGTGCAGACCAGCTTCGAGGAGCAGCTCGGTGACGGAAGCCTGCTTAAGATCACGATTGCCAAGTGGCTGACGCCTGACGGCACCTGGATTCACGGCAAGGGCATTAAGCCGGATATCGCCGTAGCCCAGCCGGATTACTTCTCGGTGGCGCCGATTAACAAAAGCGTTACGCTGCAATATAATATGAACAATGCAGATGTCAAAAGTGCACAGACCATGCTGGATGGGCTAGGCTACAAGCCGGGCCGCAAGGACGGCTACTTCGATGCCGGGACCAAAGAAGCCGTCAAGAAATTCCAGAGCGCAGCCAAGCTGAAATCGACAGGCTCGATTGATGCCAAGACCGCGGAAGCGCTGGAGCTGGCGCTGATCAAGGTCATCCAAGATCCGGTGAATGACAATCAGCGGAATAAGGGGATCGAAGAAATTCAGAAGGAAATCAAGGCTGCGGCGTCGAAAAAGTAA
- a CDS encoding PDZ domain-containing protein has protein sequence MNVLPELLTSLGTAVLHLLMQPYYYIAILFIALYYRRQVALERKLIHVKLHSWGPETWRTVWTGGLMGLVVSLAAVALGVSLSYTAVACIWVVSLVLTLFRVRYLCFAYAIGALGIVQFVLSFFPGTLQSGAAGTVAGAVRAMDIPALLALAALLHVAEALLARWQGPRLATPLFLAGKRGKVVGGYQLQAFWPLPLFVLIPAGTGIGELPWHPLLGGGLGLVSLPVIIGFSEMTQGMLPGRKAARTFGRLLIYSAVLLGLSLLADLWSPLTVVAALAAILLHEGLSWYSALEERSLSPVFVHPPAGRKVLAVLQGSPAQELGILPGEILLKVNGVLLTSAAQLHEALRMNPAFCKLEVQNREGESKYLQRAIYAGDHHQLGIILVPDPDGGITAETKPSSIFSIIGMRTGIRKRGVQGDQLGRTKKTSPAEAKQESAGV, from the coding sequence TTGAATGTCCTCCCGGAGCTGCTGACCAGCTTAGGCACAGCAGTCCTACATCTGCTGATGCAGCCCTATTACTATATCGCTATTCTATTTATTGCCCTGTATTACCGCAGACAGGTAGCCCTGGAACGGAAGCTTATTCATGTGAAGCTGCATAGCTGGGGACCGGAAACCTGGCGGACCGTCTGGACCGGCGGCCTCATGGGGCTGGTGGTCTCCCTTGCCGCAGTTGCACTGGGAGTTTCGTTATCCTATACGGCTGTAGCCTGTATCTGGGTAGTCAGCCTTGTTTTAACGCTGTTTCGGGTGCGTTACTTATGCTTTGCGTATGCCATAGGCGCGCTTGGAATTGTACAGTTTGTACTGTCGTTCTTCCCGGGGACGCTACAGAGCGGAGCCGCCGGAACGGTTGCCGGTGCCGTGCGGGCGATGGACATCCCCGCGCTGCTGGCGCTCGCCGCGCTGCTGCACGTGGCCGAGGCGCTGCTGGCGCGCTGGCAGGGGCCCCGGCTGGCGACGCCGCTGTTCCTTGCCGGCAAGCGCGGCAAGGTGGTGGGCGGCTACCAGCTGCAGGCCTTCTGGCCGCTGCCGCTGTTCGTGCTGATTCCCGCAGGCACGGGAATCGGTGAACTGCCGTGGCATCCGCTGCTGGGCGGGGGCCTCGGCCTGGTCTCGCTGCCGGTCATCATCGGCTTCAGCGAGATGACCCAGGGCATGCTGCCCGGACGCAAGGCGGCCCGGACGTTCGGACGGCTGCTGATCTACAGCGCCGTCCTGCTCGGCCTCAGCCTGCTTGCGGATCTATGGAGCCCGCTGACGGTGGTCGCGGCGCTCGCGGCTATTCTGCTGCACGAAGGTTTAAGCTGGTACAGCGCTCTGGAGGAGCGCAGCCTTAGCCCCGTATTCGTGCATCCCCCTGCCGGCCGCAAGGTGCTGGCCGTGCTGCAGGGCAGCCCCGCGCAGGAGCTGGGCATCCTGCCCGGCGAGATCCTGCTGAAGGTCAACGGGGTCCTGTTGACCAGCGCGGCGCAGCTGCATGAGGCGCTGCGCATGAACCCCGCGTTCTGCAAGCTGGAGGTGCAGAACCGCGAAGGAGAGAGCAAGTATCTGCAGCGCGCGATCTATGCCGGGGACCATCATCAGCTCGGCATCATTCTGGTGCCGGACCCGGACGGGGGCATCACCGCAGAGACCAAGCCGTCCAGCATCTTCAGCATTATCGGGATGCGGACAGGCATCCGGAAGCGGGGAGTGCAGGGTGACCAGCTGGGCCGGACGAAGAAGACTTCGCCGGCAGAGGCCAAGCAGGAATCTGCTGGCGTCTGA
- a CDS encoding response regulator transcription factor, translating to MIRVLIVDDDSFIRESLKVLIGLDAGIEVAGIAGNGREAISLLGELPGGADVVLMDIRMPGCDGVEGTRLIKEAYPALAVLMLTTFDDDEYIIEALRAGASGYLLKNIPPDRIIQGIKTVHEGNMLIHPEIARKLAGFLQPSARQEAPEAQPLASYGLTKSEQAVVTSIAEGLTNKEIAAKLFLSEGTVKNYITDILSKLGVRDRTQIAILYLKRTQGNP from the coding sequence ATGATTAGAGTATTGATTGTTGACGATGATTCATTCATCCGCGAGAGCCTGAAGGTATTGATCGGGCTGGATGCCGGTATCGAAGTGGCCGGAATCGCAGGGAATGGCCGGGAGGCAATCTCCTTGCTGGGGGAGCTGCCCGGCGGAGCGGATGTTGTACTCATGGATATCCGGATGCCGGGATGTGACGGGGTGGAAGGCACACGGCTGATCAAAGAAGCCTATCCGGCCTTAGCCGTCCTGATGCTGACCACCTTCGATGATGACGAATATATTATTGAGGCTCTGCGCGCCGGAGCCAGCGGATATCTGCTCAAGAACATCCCGCCGGACCGGATCATTCAAGGCATCAAAACCGTACATGAGGGCAATATGCTCATTCATCCCGAGATTGCCCGCAAGCTGGCGGGCTTCCTCCAGCCATCCGCGCGTCAGGAAGCCCCCGAGGCTCAGCCGCTTGCTTCCTATGGCCTGACCAAGTCCGAGCAAGCAGTCGTTACCTCCATTGCAGAGGGACTCACCAACAAGGAAATCGCCGCCAAGCTGTTCCTGAGCGAAGGCACCGTCAAAAACTATATAACCGACATCCTCAGCAAGCTCGGCGTACGCGACCGGACACAGATTGCGATTCTGTATCTGAAGCGTACGCAGGGGAACCCTTGA
- a CDS encoding sensor histidine kinase produces the protein MTRELILLRYSLLIIPAILSIQVYEFADYDWFTLHFMLLMLLVTLGARTSGSPAALTGGMELVLTAWLCYEYGPLMVFPALSAVLSYTRRQPKNTALTFFCIHLALLNAALLNADPAVLVFTNLTFLLCAGLNLLLLRTGRGRADTLFLYDELRKKHFELEEARSRLLQFASQVEAAAQAEERVRIARQLHDDIGHRLIRVKMMTEAAIHTLPAAPETGLQMMNQIRDQLSGSMDDMRAALKRINPTPQSDGAYALDRLLEEVGRDTGIATSYTVQGIPYPLYPSLQVVLYTNAREAITNALRHGQASSVWVEITYTVHEVRMETGNNGRLPEADPLSRLPGSSGMGMKGMSERCSMVGGTLELRLQPQFTVITRLPVYRQPEGVPR, from the coding sequence TTGACCAGAGAACTGATACTGCTGCGCTACAGCCTGCTTATAATCCCGGCGATCCTCTCGATTCAAGTCTATGAATTCGCCGACTATGACTGGTTCACTCTGCATTTCATGCTGCTGATGCTGCTGGTCACACTGGGTGCAAGGACATCCGGATCTCCCGCCGCACTGACCGGAGGCATGGAGCTGGTGCTCACTGCCTGGCTTTGTTATGAATACGGGCCGCTGATGGTTTTTCCGGCCTTGTCTGCGGTGCTCTCCTATACCCGGCGGCAGCCCAAGAATACGGCCCTTACCTTCTTCTGTATTCATCTGGCCCTGCTGAATGCTGCCCTGCTGAATGCAGATCCGGCAGTGCTTGTGTTCACGAACCTCACCTTCCTGCTGTGTGCCGGCTTGAACCTGCTACTGCTCCGGACAGGGCGCGGGCGTGCCGACACCTTATTCCTCTATGATGAGCTGCGCAAAAAGCATTTCGAGCTGGAAGAGGCCCGCTCGCGGCTGCTCCAGTTCGCCTCGCAGGTCGAGGCCGCCGCCCAAGCGGAGGAGCGGGTGCGGATCGCCCGCCAGCTGCATGATGACATCGGTCACCGGCTGATCCGGGTCAAGATGATGACCGAAGCGGCCATCCACACCCTCCCTGCCGCACCGGAAACGGGACTGCAGATGATGAACCAGATCCGGGATCAGCTCTCGGGCAGTATGGACGATATGCGTGCGGCGCTGAAGCGGATTAACCCTACTCCGCAGTCAGACGGTGCCTATGCGCTGGACCGGCTGCTGGAGGAAGTGGGCCGCGATACCGGCATTGCCACCTCCTATACGGTGCAAGGGATTCCTTATCCGCTCTATCCGAGCCTTCAGGTTGTGCTGTACACAAATGCCCGGGAGGCCATCACCAATGCGCTGCGGCACGGGCAGGCCAGCTCCGTATGGGTGGAGATCACCTATACGGTGCATGAAGTGCGGATGGAGACCGGCAATAATGGGAGGCTGCCCGAGGCTGACCCGCTGAGCCGTCTGCCGGGCAGCAGCGGGATGGGCATGAAGGGCATGAGCGAGCGCTGCTCCATGGTGGGCGGGACGCTGGAGCTGCGGCTGCAGCCGCAGTTCACGGTCATCACCCGGCTGCCCGTGTACCGGCAGCCGGAGGGAGTGCCGCGCTGA